The Pirellulales bacterium genome contains the following window.
GAGCGGCCCAACTGAGGAGCGAGTTCGGCCAGTCGCGCGGCGTCGTCAAAGGCTTCCGCCAACCGAGTCAACACCCGCTCGAGAATCTCTCCGGCGGCCTTGCGCGCAAACGTGGCCGCGAGAATCTGATCGGGGGAATGCCCAGCCGCCGTCAATCCCAGATAGCGGTTCGACAGTTGAAATGTCTTCCCCGTTCCCGCCGATGCGCGGATGACGATGTGCGGAAAGGCGTTCTTGGCGGCGGTCATTCGGCCTCCGGATCCGGATCGCCGGCCGTGCGGCCGGCAACGCCGAATTGATCGTCCTGGCAAATGGCGGCGAACTCCTCAAAGAAATCCGGCGGCGAAGCGGCCATCGGGAATTGGCCGAGACGGATCCCGCGCACGACCTCTTCCGCCATGCGATCGGCGGCGGCCAACTCCTCGGCAGTCCACGCGGCCAGTTCAAACCCGGTCTTTTCAAGAGCTTTAGGAATCAGCACGTAACCCAACTGCACGTCGCCGTTGATTTCGAGCGCTTTGACGAGATGCCGATAAAGCGGCAATTGCAGATCGACCCATTCTCCGTGCCGCCGATGCACGGCGTCCGGCGTTTTCGCCGTTTCGGAAGACTTGTAGTCGAGCACCGCGTGCCGGCCGTCACGCTCGTTGAAATCGAGGCGATCGATGCGGCCACGGAGATAGACCGGCACGCCGTCGACCGGAAACGGCGCCTCAACGTCCAACACGTCGCGCTCGACGACTTTGATCTTCCATCCATCGCGGCGCCACGCCGCTTGTCGGACGGCGAACTCCGCGAGTCGCAGCTTCAGCAATTCAATCTGAACTCGCACCGCGGGCATCGGCGATTCGCCGAACTGCCGCGCTTGCAATGTGCCGAGAGTCAGGAATAGCTGCTGGCGGATTTCCTCGGGCGTCTCGGAGTCGCGCACGGGGTCCTCGCCGAACATGCGCAAAACGTCGTGCAGCAGCGTGCCAAACTGGCCGCCGTCCAGCTCGGGCGCCGAGTCGTCCAGCGCCCGCAATCGCAACCGGTGTCGCAAGTAGTAGCGATAGGGGCAGGCAAGATAATCTCGAAATTCGGTGACTTTCAAGGATTCGATGTCGCCCGGCGACGAGTCGATGGCCGGAATCGGCAGCGCCGAATCCTCGCGCCCGGGCCGCAACCCAGCGGCCAGCACCCTGCGTCGCCGAACTTCGCTCGGTCGCCGGAACAGCGCGACGGTTCGCCGGGCTAATTGGCTGTCGTCGCAAGCAAAGAGCAACCTGCTGGGAATCAGCGGACCGCCGTCGGCCGACCGCCGACCGGCAATGATCCGCAGCTCGGCTCGCGATGCCCCAAGCAGGGCCAGGGCATAGGCGTCGCGGGCATACCTCCGCTGGTCGTCTTCCAGACCCAGCCGCCGGCGCAGCGAGTTGGGCAGGAATCGGTCGCCACTTCGCGAAGCTGGAACGATTCCTTCGTTGAACCCCGTGACGATCATTGCCGGGGCGTCGTTCCAAGGCAATTCCAGCCAGCCGAGCAACTCAATTGCAGCCGAATCCGAGCGCGGCGGGATCGTTCCTCCTTCCAAACCGCGGAGCACGATCCGCAGTGCCTGAGCGCCGGTCACGAGCGGCGAAAGCTTTTCCGGAATCGCAACGTGCGCCTTGAGCACATCGAGGATCTGCCGGCAGGCAACGAGCACGGTCCGATCCGCCTCCGTCTTTTCGTCCATTGGCCGGCCGCCAAAGACCTGACTCACGATTTCGAGCGCCGGCTGCGCCCACTGATCGAGTGGCTGCGGCTTTCCGCGCAGCGGCGCCAGCAATCCGGCAAGCGCCCCTTGAACTCGTCGCACGACGTGCAGTGAATCCTCGTCGAGCGGCCAATTCTCTGGCACCCGCGCGGGCAAATGAGCTGAGAAATAGGCATCGAACGAAGCGAGCCAGTCGCGTTCCACCCTTTGGTCGCGGAGCCAGACCGCAACGGCCGGATGCCGCACGAGCGACGCGAGATCGCGAAACCGGCCGTGCTCCAAATAATCGGCGGCTTCGGCCAACAGTTGGTGCGGTCCGCTCCGTTCCAACGGCGCACCAACACTATAGCGCACGGGCAAGCCCGACTCCTCAAGCCGCTGATCGACATAGGGCGCAAGCCGCGTGTCTGGCACGCCGATCACGATCTCTTCGGCTGAGTAACGTCCGTTGAGCGCGGCGAGAGCGCGGATCACGGCATCGGCCTGGTCCGCTGGCCCGTCGGCGATCTCGATTTGCTTGTCGGATAGCGGCAATTCCATGTCCTGCCACTGCTCCGGACGTAAACCGCCGTGCTCGTCGAATCGTCCCGCAAGTTCGGACGGTGCGAATACCAGCGCCGTCGCGCGCTCGGCGACTTGATCGAGCATCCGCCGCTGAGCCCGATTGAGATCGACCAGCCCGATGAGCACGATCCGTTTGTTGGTGCGGCATTCGCGGTGATCGATCGCGTAGAGCCGCGCGGTTTGCTTGTCCCAGAGCTGCAACTCATCGAGCAGCCGCAAATAGCGCCGCTCCAAATCGGCGAGCAGCTTCCACCGCTCCGCCTCGTTGAAGCCGTCACACTCCGCGGCTTTCTCGAGGACCGCCGCGCAATCGACCCCGTCGGCCGACAACTCGCAGTGGAGATCGGCGAGCATCTTCCCCAGCGCTAGCCACGCCGGCAAATCATCCGTGCCGGGCAGA
Protein-coding sequences here:
- a CDS encoding PD-(D/E)XK nuclease family protein; amino-acid sequence: MPIEMELIDWSKPALPEAARWFVERFATWHGGERSREVETRHPHPNPLPKGEGTRKGDLDLSDVIVCLPGGQARRRLLELLVEEAAERGLVLAPPQIVTPGSLPELLYEAKHPFASDLVQQLAWVKVLQGMKSEQLAPLVRNLPGTDDLPAWLALGKMLADLHCELSADGVDCAAVLEKAAECDGFNEAERWKLLADLERRYLRLLDELQLWDKQTARLYAIDHRECRTNKRIVLIGLVDLNRAQRRMLDQVAERATALVFAPSELAGRFDEHGGLRPEQWQDMELPLSDKQIEIADGPADQADAVIRALAALNGRYSAEEIVIGVPDTRLAPYVDQRLEESGLPVRYSVGAPLERSGPHQLLAEAADYLEHGRFRDLASLVRHPAVAVWLRDQRVERDWLASFDAYFSAHLPARVPENWPLDEDSLHVVRRVQGALAGLLAPLRGKPQPLDQWAQPALEIVSQVFGGRPMDEKTEADRTVLVACRQILDVLKAHVAIPEKLSPLVTGAQALRIVLRGLEGGTIPPRSDSAAIELLGWLELPWNDAPAMIVTGFNEGIVPASRSGDRFLPNSLRRRLGLEDDQRRYARDAYALALLGASRAELRIIAGRRSADGGPLIPSRLLFACDDSQLARRTVALFRRPSEVRRRRVLAAGLRPGREDSALPIPAIDSSPGDIESLKVTEFRDYLACPYRYYLRHRLRLRALDDSAPELDGGQFGTLLHDVLRMFGEDPVRDSETPEEIRQQLFLTLGTLQARQFGESPMPAVRVQIELLKLRLAEFAVRQAAWRRDGWKIKVVERDVLDVEAPFPVDGVPVYLRGRIDRLDFNERDGRHAVLDYKSSETAKTPDAVHRRHGEWVDLQLPLYRHLVKALEINGDVQLGYVLIPKALEKTGFELAAWTAEELAAADRMAEEVVRGIRLGQFPMAASPPDFFEEFAAICQDDQFGVAGRTAGDPDPEAE